A single window of Lytechinus variegatus isolate NC3 chromosome 8, Lvar_3.0, whole genome shotgun sequence DNA harbors:
- the LOC121420681 gene encoding LOW QUALITY PROTEIN: ferredoxin-fold anticodon-binding domain-containing protein 1 homolog (The sequence of the model RefSeq protein was modified relative to this genomic sequence to represent the inferred CDS: substituted 1 base at 1 genomic stop codon): protein MIIDKLDVDLVPACVNCYSEESCKDAISWXLSSCGSILLLGEANFSFSLSLRKMLPSDISMVTTCFQTGDVIKSSGDGDIQKNIANLQSLGACVLFGIDATKLDQYTSLEGAPYDAIIFNFPHVGGKGNIGRNRELLKQFFECCSQRLSPSGQVFLTLCNGQGGTSADQPQRIWGNSWQVVAMAAYGAFILTRTMPFCAKDYEDYYCTGYRSQSKGFLTQNSITHIFERSTEHIHNQPCQTPTELAIQTDQGMVTLDCPVDLHRVIDRDLLSEAHHPVSLVSRDLRGQIDESFKNIRYCQDKELPLVLDLEDAITTGHCSPSELYNLKRTPHILQHNGSHSYQSNAVPQGAVLGTVESHGELGVVDDRNDKESLKQEGVIISEENSRTGNIGTDQSNSHQSVNNIPHDAPLAKVPRYQCASDHTKKHFILRPTLLSHVPCSLGDTVSQGVCICGRVFRRCGILPNLYPILHQSLIVVPTDQGDSGKLSETFKDKVLRVLANLLGENGSVSIHECLGDQDGSSSKHGSLLFKVEGSNEASDSTLTVGQCGIFQSGGRSFSYCTFNIDTIAMVKYNVKDIRLFWSADDRIFTKFSESVEGCSESDQIPPPSLEGYSLHPPAYTHDISFWLNNDTYDEFHFYSLIRAVTCDLVREVHFLHKYVNQKISYNYRLVYQSCDRALARQEATQLQLDVRKALDESPGLGVNPK, encoded by the exons atgatcattgATAAACTAGATGTTGATTTGGTACCTGCAT GTGTTAACTGTTATTCTGAGGAGAGCTGTAAAGATGCAATCTCTTGGTAGCTGTCCAGCTGTGGCTCCATCTTGCTGCTAGGTGAGGCAAACTTCTCATTCTCACTCTCGCTGAGGAAGATGCTGCCTTCTGATATCTCCATGGTTACAACTTGCTTCCAGACGGGGGATGTCATCAAGTCCAGCGGTGATGGGGACATTCAGAAGAACATAGCTAATTTGCAATCATTAG GAGCTTGTGTTCTCTTTGGGATCGATGCCACCAAGCTTGACCAGTACACTTCTCTAGAGGGAGCCCCGTACGATGCAATTATCTTCAACTTTCCCCATGTTGGCGGGAAAGGGAATATTGGGAGAAACCGGGAATTACTCAAGCAGTTCTTTGAATG CTGCTCACAGAGACTGTCACCCTCTGGCCAAGTCTTCCTCACCCTCTGCAACGGCCAGGGAGGAACATCCGCCGACCAACCACAGAGGATATGGGGCAATTCTTGGCAGGTGGTTGCCATGGCAGCCTACGGGGCGTTCATCTTGACCAGGACGATGCCCTTTTGTGCCAAGGATTATGAGGATTATTACTGCACAGGCTACAG GAGTCAGTCCAAGGGCTTTTTGACACAGAATTCAATCACCCACATCTTTGAGAGGAGCACGGAACACATCCACAACCAGCCCTGTCAGACACCTACAGAACTAGCCATCCAGACGGACCAAGGGATGGTCACTTTAGACTGTCCAGTCGATCTCCATCGAGTGATAGACAG AGATCTATTGTCAGAAGCTCATCACCCTGTGTCACTTGTCTCAAGAGATTTACGTGGACAGATCGATGAATCGTTCAAAAACATTAGATATTGTCAAGATAAAGAGCTCCCTCTTGTGTTGGATTTAGAAGATGCAATCACTACTGGCCATTGCTCCCCTTCTGAACTATACAATCTCAAAAGGACCCCACATATTCTACAGCATAACGGGAGCCACAGCTATCAGAGCAATGCTGTACCACAAGGTGCTGTTCTTGGAACCGTAGAGTCACATGGAGAATTAGGGGTTGTAGATGATAGGAATGACAAGGAATCATTGAAGCAGGAGGGGGTCATCATCTCAGAGGAAAATTCAAGGACCGGGAATATTGGAACAGACCAATCAAATTCTCATCAGAGTGTCAACAATATACCTCATGATGCACCTCTTGCCAAAGTCCCAAGGTATCAATGTGCATCAGACCATACCAAGAAGCACTTTATTCTAAGGCCTACACTTCTTAGTCATGTCCCTTGTAGTCTTGGAGATACAGTTTCTCAGGGTGTCTGCATCTGTGGCAGAGTCTTCCGTCGCTGCGGCATACTCCCAAACCTTTATCCAATTCTTCACCAAAGCCTGATAGTGGTCCCAACAGATCAAGGAGATTCAGGAAAATTGTCAGAGACATTTAAAGATAAAGTTTTAAGGGTATTGGCTAATCTTCTAGGAGAAAATGGATCTGTTTCAATTCATGAATGTCTTGGGGATCAGGATGGTTCCAGTAGCAAACATGGGTCCCTTTTGTTCAAAGTGGAAGGATCGAATGAGGCCTCGGACTCCACGCTCACCGTCGGTCAGTGTGGGATCTTCCAATCGGGAGGACGGAGTTTCAGCTATTGCACTTTTAACATCGACACCATTGCAATGGTGAAATACAATGTGAAAGATATACGTTTATTTTGGTCAGCAGATGACAGGATATTCACTAAGTTTTCAGAATCTGTTGAAGGATGTTCAGAATCTGATCAAATACCACCGCCTTCCCTGGAAGGGTATAGCCTTCACCCCCCGGCGTACACTCACGATATTAGCTTTTGGCTTAACAACGACACCTACGATGAATTTCACTTCTATTCATTGATTCGGGCCGTGACCTGTGACCTTGTACGAGAAGTTCATTTCCTCCACAAGTATGTCAATCAGAAGATAAGCTACAACTATAGACTTGTCTACCAGTCCTGCGACAGGGCGCTTGCGAGGCAGGAAGCAACACAGCTCCAGTTGGATGTGAGAAAAGCACTTGATGAGAGTCCAGGACTAGGGGTAAATCCTAAATAA